GCGGTCATCGTGGCCGGCCCGGTACCCGGCGGCAACCAGTACATCCGCGAACTGGGCTGGGAGCTGGAGGAGCACAAAGCGGAACTGGTGCTCGCCTCGTCCCTGACCAACGTGGCCGGGCCCCGGATCCACTGGCGGCCGGTGGAGGGCCTGCCGTTGATGCACGTGGATGTGCCCCGGTACAGCGGCGCCAAGCATGCTTTCAAAAGGCTCCTGGACATTGCGGTGGCCGCGGTTGCCCTGACGCTGCTGTCGCCGCTCTTTCTCGTCCTGGCGGTCATCGTCAAACGCGACAGCCCCGGTCCTGTCCTGTTCAGGCAGGAGCGGGTGGGCAAGGCCGGAAAACCGTTCCGGATGCTGAAATTCCGGTCCATGGTCACAGATGCCGAGGCCGCGCTGGCTGGGCTTGGGGGGCAAAACGACGGCGCCGGCGTTCTGTTCAAGATGCACAACGATCCCCGGGTTACCCGCTGCGGACGCTGGATGCGCCGGTATTCGCTGGATGAACTGCCGCAGTTCTGGAACGTCCTCTCGGGCGAAATGAGCCTGGTCGGACCCCGCCCGCCGCTGCAGCGCGAGGTGGGCCGCTACGAGCGGCACACGCACCGCCGGCTGCTGATCAAACCGGGCATTACCGGGCTGTGGCAGGTCAACGGCCGCTCGGATCTGCCCTGGGATGAGGCCGTGCGGCTGGATCTCTACTACGTCGAAAACTGGTCGATCATGGGTGACGTCATCATCATGTGGCGCACTTTTAGGGCTATGTGCATGCCTGCGGGCGCGTACTAACGGAGTGAGGACACACAATGAATGAAACACGTTCGGGGTACTCCCGCGGCCGGAACCCGGCGGCGGACGCCGTGCCGCTGCGGGCAGCCGTCATCGGTGCGGGTTACTGGGGGCCCAACCTGGCGCGCAACTTCAACGCCAGTCCCGACTGGGAGCTGGCTGGAATCGTGGACCTTGACCGGCACCGGGCCGCCAAGCTCGCCGCGGCCCAGGGCGGGGTTCCCGTTTTCAGCTCCGTCGACGAACTGCTGGACCTGGCCGACGTCGACGCCGTAGCGATCGCGACGCCGGCCCACACCCACCACGGAATCGCCCTGACGGCGCTGCAGGCAGGCAAGCACGTGCTGGTCGAGAAGCCACTTGCCGACAGCCGGCTCCGCGGACTCGAGATGGTTGAGGAAGCGGACGAACGGGGGCTGGTCCTGATGGCGGACCACACCTACTGCTACACCCCGGCCGTGCTGAAGATCCGGGAACTGATCGCCGACGGGTCGCTCGGCGACATTCTTTTCATCGATTCGGTCCGGATCAATCTGGGACTGGTGCAGCCGGACGTGGATGTCTTCTGGGACCTCGCCCCGCATGACCTGTCCATCCTCGACTTCATCCTTCCCGACGGGCTGCGGCCGGTGGAGGTTGCGGCGCACGGCGCGGATCCCCTGGGCACCGGCCGTGCCTGCATCGGTCACCTGACGTTCGCGTTGCCTAACGACGCCATGGCCCACGTCCACGTGAACTGGCTGAGCCCGACCAAGATCCGCCAGCTGGTGGTCGGCGGGTCCCGGCGCACCCTGGTCTGGGATGACTTGAATCCCCAACAGCGGCTCAGTGTCTACGACCGCGGAGTCAGCCTGGACCGGCAGTCGCGGTCGGCGGCCGACCGGACCGCCTCGGCTATCTCCTACCGGCTGGGTGACACCTGGTCGCCCGCGCTGCCCGAACATGAGGCGCTGGGCCAGATGGTGGCGGAATTCGCCACCAGCATCCGGCAGCAGCGGCCCGCACGGACTTCCGGCGCGTCCGGCCTCCGGGTGCTGTCCGTGCTGGAGGCCGTCAGCGACAGCCTCAGCGCGGACGGGAAGGCCAGCATCGTTGTCGGCAATGAAGCGAAGCTGGAGGTCAGCTCATGAGTATGCTGCAGGGTGCACAGGTACTGGTCACCGGCGGGGCGGGGACCATCGGTTCCACCGTCGTGGACCATCTGCTCGACGCCGGAGCCGGCAGGATCGACGTGCTGGACAACCTGGTCCGCGGCAGGCGGGCCAACCTCGACCCGGCCCTTGCCAGCGGACGGGTCCACCTCGTCGAGGGGGACCTCCGCGACCGGGACCTGGTCCACGACCTGAGCCGCGGCAAGGACATCATCTTCCACCAGGCCGCCATCCGGATCACCCAGTGCGCCGAGGAACCCCGGCTGGCCCTCGAGGTGCTGGTCGACGGGACGTTCAACGTGCTCGAGGCCGCGTCCGCCCAGCGGGTCGGCAAGCTCGTGGCGGCCTCCAGCGCCTCGGTCTACGGCATGGCCGAGACCTTCCCGACGTCGGAACGCCATCACCACCACAACAACGACACGTTCTACGGCGCCGCCAAGTCCTTCAACGAGGCCATGGCCCGCAGTTTCCGTGCGATGTCCGGCCTGGACTATGTGCTGCTGCGCTACTTCAACGTCTACGGGCCCCGGATGGACGTCCATGGCCTGTACACCGAGGTCCTGGTCCGCTGGATGGAACGCATCGAGGACGGGCTGCCGCCGCTGATCTTCGGCGACGGGCAGCAGACCATGGACTTCGTCCACACGAGGGACGTGGCCCGGGCCAATATCCTGGCCGCCGGCAGCGGGGTGGTCGAGGGCGTGTACAACGTCGCCAGCGGTGCCGAGACAAGCCTGCTGGAGCTGGCCGAGGCGCTGTTGCGGGCGATGGATTCAGAGCTCCACGTGGAACACGGACCCGAACGGGCCGTCAACGGCGTCGTCCGGCGCCAGGCGGCCACCGCAGCGGCCCGGCGCGACCTCGGGTTCAGCGCCGAAACCGGCCTCGAGGACGGGCTGCGCGAACTGGTCGACTGGTGGCGGCCGCTGCGCGCCGAGATCGCGGATGCCAGGGTCGGAGGTGCGCGGTGACCATCAGCCGGGATCACACCCTGAGCCGGATCAACGTGATGAAGCCCTGGCTCGGGGCCGAGGAAGCCGAGGCGGTAGCCGAAGTGATCGCCTCCGGCTGGGTGGCACAGGGACCCCGCGTGGCGCGCTTCGAGGAAGCCTTCGCCGGCACGCAGCAGGCCGGCTATGCCGTCGCGGTCTCCAACTGCACCACGGCCCTGCACCTGGCCCTGAAGGTGGCCGGCATCGGAGCACACGACGACGTCGTGGTGCCGTCCCTCTCGTTCATCGCCACCGCGAACGCGGTCACCTACGTCGGCGCCAGGCCGGTCTTCGCCGACGTCGAGCCGGACACCGGGAACGTGTCCGTGCGGACGCTCGCCGCCGCCCTGACTCCAGCCACCCGCGCCGTGATTGTGGTCGACCAGGGCGGCATGCCGGTCGATCTGGATCCGATCCGCGCCCTCTGTGACGGACTGGGCATCACCGTCATCGAGGACGCAGCCTGCGCGGCGGGCTCCACGTACCGTGGCCGGCCGGTGGGGGCAGGCGCCGAGCTCGCCGCCTGGTCCTTCCACCCCCGCAAAATCCTCACCACCGGGGAAGGTGGGATGCTGACCACCCAAAACGCGGCCTGGGCGGACCGGGCCCGGAAGCTCCGCGAACACGCCATGAGCGTCTCGGCGAACGATCGG
This DNA window, taken from Pseudarthrobacter sp. ATCC 49987, encodes the following:
- a CDS encoding sugar transferase, whose amino-acid sequence is MHTAHAAHAAPATFVPRLQTTAGRTTADAPGLPAATPATITAPARLSGREWARFLRRLLRGTDALLVVVCVIVGFLVRFDGGQPFAGSPADLNAAFIGGILGAMWVAALGLYRTRDPKILGAGTSEYKRVAAASGAVFGLLAVGLVAFRVQPASAFHLVSLPLGLILLPGSRWIARRWYNARQSLGQYLVRAIVIGQAEDVRYVLKRIAKKSGAVYEILGVSLLGGRRGTSFDVDGRRVPVLSSTDDVVRTVGRCGAEAVIVAGPVPGGNQYIRELGWELEEHKAELVLASSLTNVAGPRIHWRPVEGLPLMHVDVPRYSGAKHAFKRLLDIAVAAVALTLLSPLFLVLAVIVKRDSPGPVLFRQERVGKAGKPFRMLKFRSMVTDAEAALAGLGGQNDGAGVLFKMHNDPRVTRCGRWMRRYSLDELPQFWNVLSGEMSLVGPRPPLQREVGRYERHTHRRLLIKPGITGLWQVNGRSDLPWDEAVRLDLYYVENWSIMGDVIIMWRTFRAMCMPAGAY
- a CDS encoding Gfo/Idh/MocA family protein; this translates as MNETRSGYSRGRNPAADAVPLRAAVIGAGYWGPNLARNFNASPDWELAGIVDLDRHRAAKLAAAQGGVPVFSSVDELLDLADVDAVAIATPAHTHHGIALTALQAGKHVLVEKPLADSRLRGLEMVEEADERGLVLMADHTYCYTPAVLKIRELIADGSLGDILFIDSVRINLGLVQPDVDVFWDLAPHDLSILDFILPDGLRPVEVAAHGADPLGTGRACIGHLTFALPNDAMAHVHVNWLSPTKIRQLVVGGSRRTLVWDDLNPQQRLSVYDRGVSLDRQSRSAADRTASAISYRLGDTWSPALPEHEALGQMVAEFATSIRQQRPARTSGASGLRVLSVLEAVSDSLSADGKASIVVGNEAKLEVSS
- a CDS encoding NAD-dependent epimerase/dehydratase family protein; translated protein: MSMLQGAQVLVTGGAGTIGSTVVDHLLDAGAGRIDVLDNLVRGRRANLDPALASGRVHLVEGDLRDRDLVHDLSRGKDIIFHQAAIRITQCAEEPRLALEVLVDGTFNVLEAASAQRVGKLVAASSASVYGMAETFPTSERHHHHNNDTFYGAAKSFNEAMARSFRAMSGLDYVLLRYFNVYGPRMDVHGLYTEVLVRWMERIEDGLPPLIFGDGQQTMDFVHTRDVARANILAAGSGVVEGVYNVASGAETSLLELAEALLRAMDSELHVEHGPERAVNGVVRRQAATAAARRDLGFSAETGLEDGLRELVDWWRPLRAEIADARVGGAR
- a CDS encoding DegT/DnrJ/EryC1/StrS family aminotransferase, encoding MTISRDHTLSRINVMKPWLGAEEAEAVAEVIASGWVAQGPRVARFEEAFAGTQQAGYAVAVSNCTTALHLALKVAGIGAHDDVVVPSLSFIATANAVTYVGARPVFADVEPDTGNVSVRTLAAALTPATRAVIVVDQGGMPVDLDPIRALCDGLGITVIEDAACAAGSTYRGRPVGAGAELAAWSFHPRKILTTGEGGMLTTQNAAWADRARKLREHAMSVSANDRHVTVLAPAEEYEEIGFNYRMTDMQAAVGLVQLDRLGEAVSRRRAIAAAYRKALAGVEGLRFSQDPLYGTSNFQSFWFEVLPGFALGREELLERLAQDGISARRGIMAAHRQPAYARRDTGRADLSVTERLTDNTVILPVYHQLTLGDQARVIDSILKAAGKSDD